One window of Syngnathus acus chromosome 16, fSynAcu1.2, whole genome shotgun sequence genomic DNA carries:
- the si:dkeyp-69b9.6 gene encoding uncharacterized protein si:dkeyp-69b9.6 isoform X2: MFQFGKYNLDIIEMLSGHQAHQFKGLGLDRQLQHQQQVQLHQHQLQQQQQQQQAESSGALLSGLGLGPLQGSRGNAFSDSASIFAKMSAPPPPPLQQQPSSSQSSRSKSSKMSSNSSSSHSSSYPQFLRSFHPTEAALAQEQLHPGVGRFEHFAGGSSSSVSAGGLGGLVTSAPPPPPPLHPGLSVPQASSGPSSSSPSPSTSVATSNNLASSSAVSSLGHQLVGAQSDARSLHQQFSCMLAANQYFLSGVPANASLEQFLVQQGSHNHLGIGLGQSGGEPSTSLAPPPALHSSHSHSHSASQSQQAPQQPPQQQQLAPHALSHPHSHSHPHHPLHPGSQPSSLGGFDFQGIPVLSSNQIASLMQQEAGLPLPLPLHLSLSKDDAKADSAGSGTGGGGSSSGSTSSSRRKKAMAGYLPQRKSESTSNGPSGHSNPSTSSSNGALSHSQPPALIGSGVGLPNMGGDPSSLLASSSSSSVVSSSSSSSAPSSSAASVLVTNESHLSKSDNLSSMQANATESDTESIYSCGECGKSFPHLSSLRRHMRMHEPTAAGTSKSTTTGPNPVHIKSQSDPSLPHSTQETPQPMSNCCPSPDKIFHCPDCGKGFKKKGHLLQHGVLHSSARPYGCSTCSRAFNRRESLTRHEKIHEEKPFRCPACGRAFRESTSLLNHAASGTCGKPGRGPKQRGSKTGSDGEDRIGGGSGGGNGGGGTYPSNRGVIYGKSEEKEGIIIVGEGEQKSGLGCDLFQSARGGNSNDRDRTDGKYPTDYSRNRYTGYHEDHRSQGNPSPCYSGASPCGSGMAGPALRKAPLAPTLHPHSQSHNQHHHPQQQPHLPLSSLLDDSEDDVTSSVNNAISAITAATGNRDDRGDIIGGLLGGLGLGPLGSPSTSSMDKNFRGGGNQEALSNNSQNPAAKPKRPRKPRAKKDPAADGQPPKRRQYTPRMGTSGLPRTHLCSVCGKGFARRETLRRHDRIHTGEKPHHCTVCGKYFREAFHLSKHQTVHSGAKNYKCGICGKEFGYSQSLRRHSKLHQKGEMEEVPTTPAPENMNSFNPNPQCSVTQDGNQNQVPSTSSYYSYPQDVKPQDTQPHPQPPPRLYTCAICWKSFRHHFHLTAHHQTVHEGSPSTGSPAANRPTPKKAAAALQTTGEGAT; encoded by the exons ATGTTCCAGTTTGGAAAATACAATTTGGACATTATAGAGATGTTAAGTGGGCACCAGGCCCACCAGTTCAAAGGCCTTGGGTTAGACCGACAActgcagcatcagcagcaaGTGCAACTCCACCAGCACcaactccagcagcagcagcagcagcagcaagctgAGTCGTCTGGAGCTCTTCTGTCTGGACTTGGCTTGGGCCCCCTGCAGGGGTCAAGAGGTAACGCCTTTTCTGATTCTGCCTCCATTTTTGCCAAGATGAGtgcccctcctcccccacctttACAACAGCAGCCTTCCTCGTCTCAGAGCTCTCGTTCAAAGTCAAGCAAGAtgagcagcaacagcagctcaaGCCATTCTTCGAGCTACCCACAGTTCCTGCGCTCTTTCCACCCGACTGAGGCAGCACTAGCGCAGGAGCAGTTGCACCCAGGTGTAGGCCGCTTTGAGCACTTTGCCGGAGGAAGTAGCAGTAGTGTGAGTGCTGGGGGATTAGGAGGATTAGTAACATCCGCAcctccacccccacctcctctgCATCCCGGCCTCTCTGTCCCCCAAGCCTCATCCGGCCCCTCTTCGTCCTCCCCTTCCCCTTCAACCTCTGTGGCCACCTCTAACAACCTCGCTAGCAGCAGTGCAGTCAGTTCTTTGGGACACCAGTTGGTTGGGGCCCAGTCTGATGCACGGAGCCTTCACCAACAATTTAGTTGCATGCTAGCCGCAAATCAGTATTTCCTCTCCGGGGTGCCTGCTAATGCTAGTTTAGAGCAGTTTCTCGTTCAACAGGGTAGCCATAACCACTTGGGGATCGGTTTAGGCCAGAGTGGTGGGGAGCCGAGTACTAGCCTTGCTCCGCCCCCTGCGCTTCATTCCTCTCACTCGCATAGCCACTCCGCTTCTCAATCACAGCAGGCTCCGCAGCAGCCGCCCCAGCAGCAACAGCTTGCGCCTCACGCCCTATCTCATCCTCACTCCCATTCTCATCCTCACCACCCGCTCCACCCCGGGTCCCAGCCCTCATCGCTGGGCGGCTTTGACTTTCAAGGCATCCCCGTCCTCTCGTCAAATCAAATAGCCTCGCTGATGCAGCAGGAAGCGGGTTTGCCGCTTCCTCTGCCACTTCATTTATCCTTGTCTAAGGATGACGCGAAAGCGGACAGCGCAGGTAGCGGaacaggcggcggcggcagtaGTAGCGGCAGCACTAGTAGCAGTAGGAGGAAGAAAGCGATGGCTGGCTATCTGCCCCAGAGAAAATCTGAAAGCACTAGCAACGGTCCCAGCGGCCACAGCAATCCTAGCACGAGTAGTAGCAACGGCGCACTTAGTCATAGTCAGCCCCCAGCTTTAATTGGAAGTGGGGTGGGCTTACCAAATATGGGCGGAGACCCGTCATCCCTGCTTgcctcatcttcatcctcatcagtagtttcttcttcttcttcctcctctgctcCCTCTTCCTCCGCTGCCTCAGTGCTGGTTACTAACGAGTCTCACCTTTCTAAATCTGATAACTTGAGCTCAATGCAAGCTAACGCCACCGAATCTGACACCGAGTCAATTTATAGCTGTGGAGAGTGTGGCAAAAGCTTCCCTCACCTTTCGAGCCTTCGCAGGCATATGCGTATGCATGAGCCAACCGCAGCTGGCACTAGCAAATCGACCACTACCGGCCCAAATCCCGTTCACATTAAAAGTCAGTCAGACCCGAGCCTCCCCCATTCGACCCAAGAAACTCCTCAGCCCATGTCCAATTGTTGCCCTAGCCcagacaaaatatttcactgcCCCGATTGTGGCAAAGGCTTTAAGAAAAAAGGTCACCTCCTGCAACACGGTGTCCTACACTCTTCAGCCCGCCCATATGGCTGCTCCACCTGCTCTCGGGCTTTTAATCGTAGAGAGTCACTGACACGGCATGAGAAGATACATGAGGAAAAGCCATTCCGATGTCCTGCCTGTGGTCGTGCCTTCCGTGAGAGCACCTCTCTACTCAACCACGCTGCCTCAGGCACCTGCGGCAAGCCAGGTAGGGGACCCAAACAACGAGGCAGCAAGACAGGAAGCGACGGTGAGGACAGAATAGGGGGAGGGAGCGGAGGAGGTAACGGAGGAGGGGGAACTTATCCGAGCAATCGGGGGGTCATTTATGGGAAAAGTGAGGAGAAGGAGGGTATAATCATTGTTGGGGAAGGAGAGCAAAAATCAGGGTTAGGATGTGATCTGTTTCAGTCTGCAAGGGGAGGGAATTCAAATGACAGGGACAGAACCGATGGTAAATACCCCACTGACTACTCTCGGAATCGTTACACAGGCTACCATGAAGACCACCGTTCTCAAGGTAATCCATCTCCGTGCTACTCTGGTGCCTCCCCCTGTGGAAGCGGGATGGCCGGCCCAGCTCTGAGAAAGGCGCCCCTGGCCCCAACCCTGCACCCGCACTCTCAGAGCCACAACCAGCACCATCATCCGCAGCAACAGCCCCACCTGCCCCTCTCCTCGCTACTGGATGACTCGGAGGATGATGTCACTAGCTCCGTCAATAATGCCATCTCTGCCATCACCGCGGCAACCGGAAATAGAGATGACAGGGGGGACATCATAGGAGGTCTACTCGGCGGTCTTGGTCTAGGCCCCCTGGGTTCACCGTCAACATCGAGCATGGATAAGAATTTCCGAGGCGGTGGGAACCAAGAGGCGTTGAGCAACAATTCGCAGAATCCCGCCGCAAAGCCCAAGCGTCCCCGCAAGCCCAGAGCCAAGAAAGATCCGGCAGCTGACGGGCAGCCCCCGAAGCGTAGGCAGTACACTCCGAGAATGGGAACCAGCGGGCTCCCACGCACTCACCTCTGCAGTGTCTGCGGCAAGGGTTTCGCACGCCGCGAGACTCTACGCCGGCACGACCGCATACATACCGGCGAGAAGCCTCATCACTGCACTGTTTGTGGAAAGTATTTCAGGGAGGCTTTCCACCTGAGCAAGCACCAAACGGTTCACTCTGGGGCTAAGAATTACAAATGCGGCATTTGTGGGAAGGAGTTTGGCTACTCCCAGAGTCTCAGGAGGCACAGCAAGCTCCACCAGAAAGGGGAGATGGAAGAGGTGCCAACGACACCAGCGCCAGAGAACATGAACAGCTTTAATCCCAACCCCCAGTGCAGCGTGACCCAAGACGGGAACCAGAACCAAGTACCGAGCACCTCCTCCTATTACTCCTACCCTCAAGATGTCAAGCCTCAAGATACCCAGCCGCATCCGCAGCCCCCGCCTCGTCTTTACACCTGCGCTATCTGCTGGAAGTCGTTCCGCCACCACTTCCATCTGACCGCCCATCACCAGACGGTTCACGAAG GCAGTC